A stretch of DNA from Yoonia sp. BS5-3:
GCGATTTTCGACCTATGCGGTCTGGTGGATCAAAGCGTCGATCCAAGATTACGTCATGCGAAATTGGTCGATGGTGCGGACCGGGTCCACTTCGTCGCAAAAGTCTCTGTTTTTCAACATGCGCCGCGTGCAAGCACGGCTAGAACGCGAAGCGGCTGCAGAAGGCAAAGAGATCGACAAGCAGGAATTGCGCGAGCTGATCGCGATTGAGGTCGGCGTGCCGCTGCATGATGTCGAAATGATGGAAGGGCGCCTATCGGGGTCTGACTATTCCCTGAACGCCACGCAATCGACCGAAGATGAAGGGCGCGAGTGGATCGACGTTCTTGAAGATGATGGTCCGCAAGCCGCAGAAACCGTCGAAAACGCGCATGACAATGACACGTTGCGGCACTGGTTGACGACCGCTTTACGCTCTTTGAATGAGCGCGAACAATTCATCGTGCGCGAACGTAAACTGCGTGACGATCCTCGGACCCTGGAAAGCCTGGGTACCGAGCTTGGCCTTTCCAAGGAACGTGTGCGCCAGCTTGAGGCAGCGGCCTTCGGCAAAATGCGCAAAACGCTCGAGTCGCAAAGCCCCGAGGTTCGCGGGTTCTTGAACTGATCCTGTCATTGTCTTTCCGGTCTGATCTGACCTAGTGTCGGCTGGAACAAGACCGGGGAGCCAGATGCTGGCCAACAAACATATTTTGCTGATCATCGGGGGTGGTATTGCCGCGTTCAAATCGCTTGATCTGATCCGGCGACTGCGCGAGCAAGGCGCGCATGTTACCCCGGTGATCACACAGGCGGGCACCGCTTTT
This window harbors:
- a CDS encoding RNA polymerase factor sigma-32 yields the protein MAGTGFSDQTLSRTAMKAELLDAETELALAYAWRDDRDVQALHRLISAYMRLAISMASKFKRYGAPMNDLIQEASVGLMKAADKFDPDRGVRFSTYAVWWIKASIQDYVMRNWSMVRTGSTSSQKSLFFNMRRVQARLEREAAAEGKEIDKQELRELIAIEVGVPLHDVEMMEGRLSGSDYSLNATQSTEDEGREWIDVLEDDGPQAAETVENAHDNDTLRHWLTTALRSLNEREQFIVRERKLRDDPRTLESLGTELGLSKERVRQLEAAAFGKMRKTLESQSPEVRGFLN